In the Streptomyces sp. BHT-5-2 genome, one interval contains:
- a CDS encoding DUF305 domain-containing protein, with translation MIMKTSRSLPRRAAAMTAAAAVAALALTACGNGTKASEALPATPAAPSGTTASAPASAPAGRHNKADVAFAQGMIPHHRQAVAMADMVVAHGSSNEVKALAEKVEQEQSPEIQTMTTWLKSWGQRVPQGMNEMPDMGHGGPSAMPGMMSDRQMNQLKGTSGAACDRMFLTMMIEHHQGAIEMANTEKRQGAYGPAKKMARNIVTSQTAEIAQMRKMLGTGVPSPTGH, from the coding sequence ATGATCATGAAGACTTCCCGTTCCTTGCCCCGCCGCGCGGCAGCGATGACGGCTGCCGCAGCCGTCGCGGCTCTCGCCTTGACCGCCTGTGGCAACGGCACCAAAGCCAGCGAAGCACTTCCCGCGACCCCCGCCGCGCCTTCCGGCACCACCGCATCCGCGCCGGCTTCCGCCCCCGCAGGCCGGCACAACAAGGCCGACGTCGCCTTCGCCCAGGGCATGATCCCGCACCATCGCCAGGCCGTCGCGATGGCCGACATGGTCGTAGCCCACGGCTCTTCGAACGAGGTGAAGGCCCTCGCTGAGAAGGTCGAGCAGGAGCAGAGCCCAGAGATCCAGACCATGACGACGTGGCTCAAGTCCTGGGGTCAGCGCGTCCCCCAAGGCATGAACGAGATGCCCGACATGGGGCACGGCGGCCCTTCGGCCATGCCCGGCATGATGAGTGACCGACAGATGAATCAGCTGAAGGGCACCTCCGGCGCGGCCTGCGACAGGATGTTCCTCACGATGATGATCGAGCACCATCAGGGTGCGATCGAGATGGCCAACACCGAGAAGCGGCAAGGCGCTTACGGCCCGGCCAAGAAAATGGCCCGCAACATCGTGACCTCGCAGACCGCCGAGATCGCCCAGATGCGCAAGATGCTCGGAACTGGCGTGCCGTCCCCTACCGGCCACTAG
- a CDS encoding GntR family transcriptional regulator, whose protein sequence is MAAAYERIADELRAAIRAGRPAPGERLPAETALAERFGRSVPTVREALRALRDEGLVEKRHGIGTFVRRPRTMARRSNLRHQWEKDRARAPREQRARAGATERDTGLASEELVFRARYRECPADADLAGVFGVPEGTVLLERDYRTRCAAERAPFSLVTSYLVRELIAGNPDLLDAAEEPWPGGSQSQLHSVGIELDRVEERVTARPPTHEEAEELELPPGTSVLVLRKVSYDTDGRAVDVADLVLPGDRTELRFTTPLERW, encoded by the coding sequence ATGGCAGCGGCGTACGAGCGGATCGCGGACGAGCTTCGCGCGGCCATCCGCGCGGGGCGGCCGGCGCCCGGTGAACGGCTGCCGGCCGAGACGGCGCTCGCCGAGCGGTTCGGCCGGAGCGTGCCGACCGTCCGGGAGGCGCTCCGCGCGCTGCGGGACGAGGGCCTGGTCGAGAAGCGGCACGGCATCGGCACGTTCGTCCGCCGCCCGCGCACCATGGCCCGGCGCAGCAACCTCCGCCACCAGTGGGAGAAGGACCGGGCCCGCGCCCCCCGGGAGCAGCGGGCGCGGGCCGGGGCGACCGAGCGTGACACCGGCCTGGCGTCCGAGGAGCTGGTCTTCCGGGCCCGTTACCGCGAGTGCCCGGCCGACGCGGACCTCGCCGGGGTGTTCGGCGTCCCCGAGGGCACGGTGCTCCTCGAACGCGACTACCGGACCCGGTGCGCCGCCGAGCGCGCGCCCTTCAGCCTGGTGACCTCGTACCTCGTCCGCGAGCTGATCGCGGGGAACCCCGACCTGCTGGACGCGGCCGAGGAGCCGTGGCCCGGGGGCTCGCAGAGCCAGCTCCATTCCGTCGGCATCGAGCTGGACCGGGTCGAGGAGCGGGTCACCGCCCGTCCGCCGACGCACGAGGAGGCCGAGGAGCTGGAGCTGCCGCCCGGCACGTCCGTGCTGGTGCTCCGCAAGGTCTCCTACGACACCGACGGCCGCGCCGTGGACGTCGCCGATCTCGTCCTGCCCGGGGACCGCACGGAGCTCCGGTTCACGACTCCCCTGGAAAGGTGGTGA
- a CDS encoding DUF2892 domain-containing protein: MTAPTTGVPAWRTVNISPPERAGRAIVGLAAAVTAIVLLTTASSALAVALEVLLFLAGLDLLVTGASGHCPLYAKLGHTPRSLRSRP; the protein is encoded by the coding sequence ATGACCGCACCCACGACCGGTGTCCCCGCGTGGCGCACGGTGAACATCAGCCCTCCAGAACGCGCTGGCCGCGCCATCGTGGGCCTGGCCGCCGCCGTCACCGCGATCGTCCTCCTCACCACCGCCTCCAGCGCACTCGCCGTGGCGCTGGAGGTGCTGCTGTTCCTGGCCGGCCTGGACCTCCTCGTGACCGGCGCCAGTGGCCACTGCCCGCTCTACGCCAAGCTCGGCCATACCCCCCGGTCCCTGCGGAGCCGGCCATGA
- a CDS encoding APC family permease, translating into MTTTGDSAAAAPSETTEGARLRGHLGLPGAIALAITIVVGSGALVLPGIAYRQAGSAALYAWGLAAAVTVPLLIVFARLGAAYPGAGGVAGFVQAAFGRRLAAGVELLTVGTFGLGIPAIALTGAGYLTVLPGLTGLPRPAAAALLLCVAAAVVFSGVRLSTGVQIVLATALTLGLLGVGILALTHASPAGHLPPATFSSLTTGAQAMGVVFFAFTGWEMLSFTTEEYANPRRDFPRAVILSFLIVTVMYVLLALGVQSLLPRDAATTASAPIQAVVAQAASPAVGWLVAVLGVVIILANLVGAVWGASRLVMSSAREGLLPSPLARLHQGENPRTAVVACTTAFLVVIATEAFGWSSLGGLLSVAGKNFFLLYFLCALVYARLFRASHRVLGIVVSVGLALIAGAMFGLAQLAYAAVLLALGSALSSMRKAR; encoded by the coding sequence ATGACGACAACCGGCGACTCCGCCGCGGCGGCCCCCTCGGAGACCACCGAGGGGGCCCGCCTCCGCGGCCATCTGGGACTACCCGGCGCGATCGCGCTGGCGATCACGATCGTGGTCGGCAGCGGTGCGCTGGTGCTGCCCGGCATCGCCTATCGGCAGGCCGGCAGCGCGGCGCTGTACGCATGGGGTCTGGCGGCCGCCGTCACCGTGCCGCTGCTCATCGTCTTCGCCCGGCTCGGCGCGGCGTACCCGGGCGCGGGCGGCGTCGCCGGCTTCGTCCAGGCGGCGTTCGGGCGCCGATTGGCCGCCGGGGTGGAACTGCTCACGGTCGGCACCTTCGGTCTCGGCATCCCGGCGATCGCCCTGACCGGGGCCGGTTACCTCACCGTCCTGCCGGGGCTCACCGGCCTGCCCCGGCCGGCGGCCGCCGCCCTGCTGCTGTGCGTCGCCGCCGCCGTGGTGTTCAGCGGGGTCCGGCTGTCGACCGGCGTGCAGATCGTGCTGGCGACCGCGCTCACCCTCGGACTGCTGGGCGTCGGCATCCTGGCACTCACCCACGCCTCCCCGGCCGGCCATCTGCCACCGGCCACGTTCTCGTCGCTCACCACGGGCGCCCAGGCCATGGGGGTGGTCTTCTTCGCCTTCACGGGCTGGGAGATGCTCTCCTTCACCACCGAGGAGTACGCCAACCCCCGGCGGGACTTCCCGCGTGCCGTCATCCTGAGCTTCCTGATCGTGACGGTCATGTACGTGCTGCTCGCCCTCGGCGTACAGAGCCTGCTGCCGCGTGACGCCGCCACCACGGCGAGCGCACCCATCCAGGCGGTCGTCGCGCAGGCCGCCTCGCCCGCCGTCGGCTGGCTGGTCGCGGTGCTCGGCGTGGTCATCATCCTGGCCAACCTGGTCGGCGCGGTGTGGGGGGCCTCCCGGCTGGTGATGTCCAGCGCCCGCGAGGGGCTGCTGCCCAGCCCGCTGGCCCGGCTCCACCAGGGGGAGAACCCGCGCACCGCGGTAGTCGCCTGCACCACGGCGTTCCTCGTGGTGATCGCGACGGAGGCGTTCGGCTGGTCGTCGCTGGGCGGGCTGCTCTCCGTGGCGGGGAAGAACTTCTTCCTGCTCTACTTCCTGTGCGCCCTCGTCTACGCCCGGCTGTTCCGGGCGAGCCACCGCGTCCTGGGCATCGTCGTCTCCGTCGGCCTCGCCCTCATCGCCGGCGCGATGTTCGGCCTGGCCCAACTGGCGTACGCGGCCGTGCTGCTCGCGCTGGGCAGCGCGCTCTCCTCGATGCGCAAGGCGCGCTGA
- a CDS encoding heavy metal translocating P-type ATPase produces the protein MGVAEIVVALVAAGLVAALGWFFFGPRKARTARVEGGVQRAEITVRGGYSPDVIVLRQGIPAELVFDRQETGECTSRVVFPDLHTSAALPAYARTTVRVSPDRAGSFGFACGMNMIRGTLVVEPAEGTAPAAAPAERAQGQPEEPAAETEAAETAERQAEIADLTRRVALGAVLTLPVLFAVMAHELFKADWVPAVLLNHWLQLALITPVMLYTGWPIHSTGWLTLRHRGADMNSLITLGTSAAYGYSLLVTLAPSLFPVDVRGVYFEAVGVILTLILLGRLLEARARAGTGEAIRALLGLQARTARVIRDGEQQEIPVADVVVGDELVIRPGEKVPVDGEVLAGSSPVDESMVTGEPMPVTKRAGDTVIGATVNGTGSLRVRANKVGADTMLAQIIRLVRQAQASKAPIQRLADAVSAYFVPVVIAIAIATFAIWFTLGPTPALTLALVSAVSVLIIACPCALGLATPLSVMVGTGKGAQAGILIRSAEALETAHKLDTVVLDKTGTVTAGKPVLTDLHVTDDCTEDEFLTLVAAAEQTSEHPLAAAIVTGAHERGLALPNATDFTSVTGKGVRATIDSRRVLVGTARLLTDAGIDAETLGPVAGRLSAEGKTPVLAAIDSHPAGVLAVADTVKDDSASAIAQLQQLGLDVVIITGDNARTAHAVAAQVGVERVLAEVLPEHKADEIRRLQREGRTVGMVGDGINDAPALAAADVGLAIGTGTDVAIEAADITLISGSLTGVVTAIRLSRATMRNIRQNLFFALVYNAVGVPVAAGALYPLWGIRLSPILAAAAMALSSLSVVTNSSRLRHWHSTNPPRSPRT, from the coding sequence ATGGGTGTCGCCGAGATCGTTGTGGCGCTGGTGGCCGCCGGGCTGGTCGCGGCCCTGGGGTGGTTCTTCTTCGGGCCCCGCAAGGCCCGCACCGCACGTGTCGAGGGCGGGGTGCAGCGGGCGGAGATCACCGTACGGGGCGGCTACAGCCCCGACGTGATCGTGCTGCGCCAGGGGATACCCGCGGAGCTGGTCTTCGACCGGCAGGAGACCGGCGAGTGCACCTCCCGCGTGGTCTTCCCCGACCTGCACACCAGCGCCGCCCTGCCCGCCTACGCCCGCACCACGGTGCGGGTCAGCCCTGACCGGGCTGGATCCTTCGGCTTCGCCTGCGGGATGAACATGATCCGCGGAACCCTCGTGGTCGAACCAGCCGAGGGGACGGCCCCTGCGGCCGCACCCGCCGAACGGGCCCAGGGGCAGCCCGAGGAGCCGGCAGCCGAAACGGAGGCTGCCGAGACCGCCGAACGACAGGCGGAGATCGCGGACTTGACGCGCCGGGTCGCCCTCGGCGCCGTCCTCACCCTACCGGTGCTGTTCGCGGTCATGGCCCACGAGCTGTTCAAAGCCGACTGGGTACCGGCGGTACTGCTCAACCACTGGCTGCAACTCGCCCTGATCACCCCGGTGATGCTCTACACCGGCTGGCCCATCCACTCCACGGGCTGGCTCACCCTGCGCCACCGCGGCGCCGACATGAACTCCCTCATCACCCTGGGCACTTCGGCCGCCTACGGCTACAGCCTGCTGGTCACCCTCGCCCCTTCCCTCTTCCCGGTGGACGTGCGCGGCGTGTACTTCGAGGCGGTCGGCGTCATCCTCACCCTGATCCTTCTCGGGCGCCTGCTGGAAGCCCGGGCCAGGGCCGGCACCGGCGAGGCCATCCGCGCCCTGCTCGGGCTTCAGGCCCGTACCGCCCGGGTGATCCGCGACGGTGAGCAACAGGAGATCCCCGTGGCGGACGTGGTCGTCGGGGACGAACTGGTCATCCGCCCCGGCGAGAAGGTCCCGGTCGACGGCGAGGTGCTCGCCGGCTCCTCGCCGGTGGACGAGTCCATGGTCACCGGTGAACCGATGCCCGTCACCAAACGGGCCGGGGACACCGTCATCGGCGCCACCGTCAACGGCACCGGCTCCCTGCGCGTACGGGCGAACAAGGTCGGCGCCGACACGATGCTGGCCCAGATCATCCGCCTGGTGCGGCAGGCCCAGGCGTCGAAGGCCCCGATCCAGCGGCTCGCCGATGCCGTCTCCGCCTACTTCGTCCCCGTCGTGATCGCCATCGCCATCGCCACGTTCGCCATCTGGTTCACCCTCGGGCCCACTCCGGCCCTGACCCTCGCCCTGGTCTCCGCCGTCTCCGTGCTGATCATCGCATGCCCGTGCGCACTCGGGCTGGCCACGCCGCTGTCGGTCATGGTCGGCACCGGCAAGGGCGCCCAGGCCGGCATCCTCATCCGCTCCGCCGAAGCCCTGGAGACCGCCCACAAACTCGACACCGTCGTGCTCGACAAGACCGGCACCGTCACCGCCGGAAAACCCGTCCTCACCGACCTCCACGTCACCGACGACTGCACCGAGGACGAGTTCCTGACGCTGGTGGCCGCCGCCGAGCAGACCAGCGAACACCCCCTCGCCGCGGCGATCGTCACCGGTGCCCACGAGCGCGGCCTCGCGCTGCCGAACGCGACGGACTTCACTTCGGTCACCGGCAAGGGAGTCCGAGCCACCATCGACAGCCGCAGAGTCCTGGTCGGTACCGCCCGACTGCTCACCGACGCAGGCATCGACGCCGAGACACTCGGACCGGTTGCGGGCCGCCTCTCCGCCGAAGGCAAGACCCCGGTCCTCGCCGCGATCGACAGCCATCCCGCGGGCGTACTCGCGGTGGCCGACACCGTCAAGGACGACTCCGCCTCCGCCATCGCCCAACTCCAGCAGCTCGGCCTGGACGTCGTCATCATCACGGGCGACAACGCCCGCACCGCCCACGCCGTCGCTGCCCAGGTCGGCGTCGAACGCGTACTGGCCGAGGTCCTGCCCGAGCACAAGGCCGACGAGATCCGCCGCCTGCAACGCGAGGGCCGCACCGTCGGCATGGTCGGCGACGGCATCAACGACGCACCGGCGCTTGCCGCCGCCGATGTCGGACTGGCCATCGGCACCGGCACCGATGTCGCCATCGAGGCCGCCGACATCACCCTCATCTCCGGCTCCCTCACCGGCGTCGTCACCGCCATCCGGCTCTCCCGCGCCACCATGCGCAACATCCGGCAGAACCTGTTCTTCGCCCTCGTCTACAACGCGGTCGGCGTCCCCGTAGCCGCCGGCGCCCTCTACCCCCTGTGGGGCATCCGCCTCAGCCCCATCCTCGCCGCAGCAGCCATGGCACTCTCCTCCCTCTCCGTCGTCACCAACTCCTCCCGCCTGCGCCACTGGCACAGCACCAACCCGCCACGTTCACCGCGCACATGA
- a CDS encoding amidohydrolase family protein, producing the protein MTSGNGVHGGNGVGAAHGGTAELPRIISVDDHVIEPAHLFETWLPRKYRDRGPKPLTAGIGELAYAGGKYRFTTDPEGQITDWWEYEGQLFPYKRIIAAVGFSRDEMTLDGITRDQMRRGCWDPKARLADMDVNHVEASLCFPTFPRFCGQTFAEADDKEVGLACVRAYNDWMVEEWCGDSGGRLIPLCLIPLWDIDLAVAEIRRNAARGVRAVTFSEIPTYLGLPSIHSGYWDPFFAACEDTGTVVNMHIGSSSQMPAASPDAPPAVQASLSFNNAMASMMDFLFSGVLVKFPRLKLAYSEGQMGWIPYALERADDVWEEHRAWGGVKGLIPEPPSTYYYRQIFCCFFRDKHGVEAIRTVGVDNATFETDYPHVDSTWPHTKAVAADHVGHLPADIAYKLLRGNAIRMLDLPFDRDRQSSAAG; encoded by the coding sequence ATGACCAGCGGCAACGGTGTCCATGGCGGCAACGGCGTCGGTGCCGCCCACGGCGGAACGGCGGAGCTCCCGAGGATCATCAGCGTGGACGACCACGTGATCGAGCCGGCGCACCTCTTCGAGACGTGGCTCCCGCGGAAGTACCGCGACCGGGGCCCGAAACCGCTCACCGCCGGCATCGGTGAACTGGCCTACGCCGGCGGCAAGTACCGCTTCACCACGGACCCCGAGGGTCAGATCACCGACTGGTGGGAGTACGAGGGCCAGCTCTTCCCGTACAAGCGCATCATCGCGGCCGTCGGCTTCTCCCGCGACGAGATGACGCTCGACGGCATCACCCGGGACCAGATGCGGCGCGGCTGCTGGGACCCCAAGGCCCGCCTGGCGGACATGGACGTCAACCACGTCGAGGCGTCGCTGTGCTTCCCGACCTTCCCGCGGTTCTGCGGCCAGACCTTCGCCGAGGCCGACGACAAGGAGGTCGGGCTGGCCTGCGTCCGCGCCTACAACGACTGGATGGTGGAGGAGTGGTGCGGCGACAGCGGCGGCCGGCTGATCCCGCTGTGCCTGATCCCCCTGTGGGACATCGATCTCGCCGTGGCCGAGATCAGGCGCAACGCCGCGCGCGGCGTCCGGGCGGTCACCTTCAGCGAGATCCCCACCTACCTGGGCCTGCCGTCCATCCACTCCGGATACTGGGACCCGTTCTTCGCGGCCTGCGAAGACACCGGGACGGTGGTGAACATGCACATCGGTTCGTCGTCGCAGATGCCGGCGGCCTCCCCGGACGCGCCGCCGGCCGTCCAGGCGTCACTGAGCTTCAACAACGCGATGGCCTCGATGATGGACTTCCTCTTCAGCGGGGTACTGGTGAAGTTCCCCCGGCTGAAACTCGCCTACAGCGAGGGCCAGATGGGCTGGATCCCGTACGCCCTGGAGCGGGCCGACGACGTCTGGGAGGAGCACCGGGCGTGGGGCGGGGTGAAGGGCCTCATCCCCGAGCCGCCGTCGACGTACTACTACCGGCAGATCTTCTGCTGCTTCTTCCGCGACAAGCACGGGGTCGAGGCGATCAGGACGGTCGGCGTCGACAACGCGACCTTCGAGACCGACTACCCGCACGTCGACTCGACCTGGCCGCACACCAAGGCCGTGGCCGCCGACCACGTCGGCCACCTCCCCGCCGACATCGCCTACAAGCTCCTCCGCGGCAACGCCATCCGCATGCTGGACCTCCCCTTCGACCGCGACCGTCAGTCGTCCGCGGCCGGGTAG
- a CDS encoding SHOCT domain-containing protein has translation MLVGNLLFWIVIIVVAILIFRAFTQRPGPHNSGQPGWGTPPPPGSPGPGAEQILGERYARGEIDEDEYQRRLATLRGKPPGPTQS, from the coding sequence ATGCTCGTCGGCAACCTCCTGTTCTGGATAGTGATCATCGTCGTCGCCATCCTGATATTCCGCGCTTTCACCCAGCGCCCTGGGCCACACAACAGCGGACAGCCTGGCTGGGGCACCCCACCCCCGCCTGGCTCCCCCGGTCCTGGTGCCGAGCAGATCCTTGGCGAGCGGTACGCCCGCGGCGAGATCGACGAAGACGAATACCAGCGGCGCCTGGCCACCCTCCGAGGCAAACCACCAGGCCCGACGCAATCCTGA
- a CDS encoding cupin domain-containing protein: protein MFTIEPTPELSPQLLRLLPEQGSFELQHDQAGKTHNWHHHSLDEELFVISGEVLLFWVDGQGEYHERRCEPGTWITLPAGTRHGSVAGATDVVYMIRPENGRTARTTFLEPAEFPHPTPSFAQGRA from the coding sequence GTGTTCACCATCGAGCCCACCCCCGAGCTGAGCCCACAACTGCTGCGGCTCCTCCCCGAGCAGGGGAGCTTCGAGTTACAGCACGACCAGGCGGGCAAGACGCACAACTGGCACCACCACAGCCTGGACGAGGAACTCTTCGTCATATCCGGCGAGGTCCTGCTGTTCTGGGTGGACGGCCAGGGCGAGTACCACGAGCGGCGTTGTGAGCCCGGTACGTGGATAACCCTGCCCGCCGGTACGCGGCACGGCTCGGTCGCCGGGGCCACGGACGTGGTGTACATGATCCGCCCCGAGAACGGGCGGACCGCCCGTACGACCTTCCTCGAACCCGCGGAATTCCCGCACCCCACCCCCTCGTTCGCACAGGGACGGGCATGA
- a CDS encoding glycosyltransferase — MRRRILVVTAVHAPSARFLPEAYASLRRQELPDGWEWHWVVQEDGRSTEVAPHLPGDDPRVTFGQGRPGGPAVARNLALARTAGEYVKVLDADDQLAPGALARDLAALEGDPGIGWATSRVLDLLPDGSTVGFDGEPEDGPIECGAVLDYWAAHDFYAQVHPASLFARRALLLALGGWMALPASEDTGLLLALNATSRGWFSSEVGLLYRKWPGQLTGQASHLEAAERTARMAVIEARARELARFRWSYPAADD, encoded by the coding sequence GTGCGCCGGCGCATCCTCGTCGTCACGGCCGTCCATGCCCCCTCCGCGCGTTTCCTGCCGGAGGCGTACGCGTCGCTCCGCCGGCAGGAGCTGCCCGACGGGTGGGAGTGGCACTGGGTCGTCCAGGAGGACGGCAGGAGCACGGAGGTCGCTCCGCATCTTCCGGGCGACGACCCTCGGGTGACGTTCGGCCAGGGGCGGCCCGGCGGCCCGGCCGTCGCGCGCAACCTCGCCCTCGCGCGGACGGCGGGCGAGTACGTCAAGGTCCTGGACGCCGACGACCAGTTGGCGCCCGGTGCGCTCGCCCGCGACCTGGCCGCCCTCGAAGGCGATCCCGGCATCGGCTGGGCGACCTCGCGCGTCCTGGACCTGCTGCCGGACGGCTCCACCGTGGGTTTCGACGGGGAACCGGAGGACGGGCCGATCGAGTGCGGCGCCGTCCTGGACTACTGGGCGGCGCACGACTTCTATGCGCAGGTCCACCCCGCGTCCCTCTTCGCCCGGCGCGCCCTGCTGCTGGCACTGGGGGGCTGGATGGCCCTGCCGGCCTCCGAGGACACCGGGCTGCTGCTGGCGCTGAACGCCACCAGCCGTGGCTGGTTCTCGTCGGAGGTCGGGCTGCTCTACCGGAAGTGGCCCGGGCAGTTGACCGGCCAGGCGTCGCACCTCGAAGCCGCCGAGCGCACCGCCCGCATGGCCGTCATCGAGGCCCGGGCCCGGGAGTTGGCCCGCTTCCGGTGGAGCTACCCGGCCGCGGACGACTGA
- a CDS encoding PP2C family protein-serine/threonine phosphatase produces MEQGEDPLPPALRLRLDAEWDRVTERLRALADAQEQFQGLLDAALTISRELELPVVLRRIVTTAMDLVGTRYGALGVLDEQHTGLSEFIPVGLTDREVADLAGVGQPQGRGLLGHLIHHPEPLRTDNVPAHAHAAGFPPGHPPMRTLLGVPISVRGEIYGDLYLAERLDGQPFDAHDESVVLALAGAAGVAIDNARLFEQVRAGAEQFQRLLLPHLPDLRPFTASAIYRPATAPGLLGGDWYDAVLLPDHACAAVIGDVVGHDMHAAAAMAQTRNMLRALLYERRTPPSAVLAQLDRTLSAITDNPVTTACLARIEPAGDAWTLRWSTAGHLPPLLITPDARTEYLHADPGVPLGVDIAQPRPDHTHPLPAGVTVILFTDGLVEHPRHSLDAGLNVLARIAAAHAELPLDALCRTLADQHPGDGHDDMAILALRTPPRA; encoded by the coding sequence ATGGAGCAGGGAGAGGACCCGCTGCCGCCCGCGCTGCGGCTGCGCCTGGACGCCGAGTGGGACCGCGTCACCGAACGGCTCCGCGCCCTGGCCGACGCCCAGGAGCAGTTCCAGGGGCTGCTGGACGCCGCGCTCACCATCAGCCGGGAGCTGGAGCTGCCCGTGGTGCTGCGCCGCATCGTCACCACCGCGATGGACCTGGTCGGCACCCGCTACGGCGCCCTGGGCGTACTGGACGAGCAGCACACGGGCTTGTCGGAGTTCATCCCGGTCGGCCTCACCGACCGCGAGGTGGCCGACCTGGCCGGTGTCGGGCAGCCACAGGGCCGGGGGCTGCTGGGCCACCTGATCCACCACCCCGAACCGCTGCGGACCGACAACGTCCCGGCCCACGCCCACGCTGCCGGCTTCCCGCCCGGACATCCACCGATGCGCACCCTGCTCGGTGTGCCGATCAGCGTGCGTGGCGAGATCTACGGGGACCTGTACCTGGCCGAGCGGCTGGACGGGCAGCCCTTCGACGCGCACGACGAGAGTGTGGTGCTCGCCCTGGCCGGCGCCGCGGGCGTGGCCATCGACAACGCCCGCCTCTTCGAGCAGGTCCGCGCCGGAGCCGAACAGTTCCAGCGCCTGCTCCTGCCCCACCTGCCCGACCTGCGGCCCTTCACCGCGTCCGCGATCTACCGGCCGGCCACCGCCCCCGGGCTCCTGGGCGGGGACTGGTACGACGCCGTCCTGCTGCCCGACCACGCCTGCGCGGCCGTCATCGGCGACGTCGTCGGCCACGACATGCACGCCGCTGCCGCCATGGCGCAGACCCGCAACATGCTGCGCGCCCTGCTCTACGAGCGGCGCACCCCGCCCAGCGCCGTCCTCGCCCAGCTCGACCGCACCCTGTCCGCGATCACCGACAACCCCGTCACCACCGCCTGTCTGGCCCGCATCGAGCCCGCGGGAGACGCCTGGACGCTGCGCTGGAGCACCGCGGGCCACCTCCCACCGCTGTTGATCACCCCCGACGCCCGGACCGAGTATCTGCACGCCGACCCCGGCGTCCCCCTCGGCGTCGACATCGCCCAGCCCCGCCCCGACCACACCCACCCCCTGCCCGCCGGCGTCACCGTGATCCTCTTCACCGACGGGCTGGTCGAACATCCCCGGCACTCCCTCGACGCCGGTCTGAACGTCCTCGCCCGCATCGCCGCCGCTCACGCCGAGCTGCCCCTGGACGCGCTCTGCCGGACCCTGGCCGACCAGCACCCCGGCGACGGCCACGACGACATGGCCATCCTGGCCCTGCGCACCCCACCCCGTGCGTAA
- a CDS encoding YqcI/YcgG family protein, whose product MTSLLSKPTESRSIPWEQDAVDRFTRRMLDQDNLFPCVFGVDAVRRETLRYTFVPRDSAVSSLAAAMTEFVTQAPSLGKRTSLVAFFQPEEEAGTYEGYRRRFWQILQDLHNVDTEPWPEGISTDTEDPEWEFCFAGMPMFVVANTPAHERRASRYFESLAITFQPRFVFDDLAEDSAQGKNARKIIRARLSDYDTLPPTPLLGSFGAPGNREWTQYFLDDDNASHAAEGRCPFTQSTKGME is encoded by the coding sequence TTGACCAGTCTGCTCAGCAAGCCGACGGAGTCCCGTTCCATACCCTGGGAGCAGGATGCCGTCGACCGGTTCACCAGGCGCATGCTGGATCAAGACAACTTGTTCCCTTGCGTGTTCGGGGTGGACGCGGTGCGGCGCGAGACGCTGCGGTACACCTTCGTCCCCCGGGACTCCGCCGTCTCCTCCCTGGCGGCGGCGATGACCGAATTCGTCACCCAGGCGCCGAGCCTCGGCAAACGCACCTCGCTCGTCGCCTTCTTCCAGCCGGAAGAGGAAGCCGGGACGTACGAGGGCTACCGACGACGGTTCTGGCAGATCCTGCAAGACCTGCACAATGTCGACACCGAGCCGTGGCCCGAGGGGATTTCCACCGACACCGAGGATCCCGAATGGGAGTTCTGCTTCGCGGGCATGCCGATGTTCGTGGTCGCCAACACTCCCGCGCATGAGCGCCGGGCGAGCCGGTACTTCGAGTCGCTCGCCATCACCTTCCAGCCGCGGTTCGTCTTCGACGACCTTGCGGAGGACTCCGCGCAGGGCAAGAACGCCCGGAAGATCATCCGGGCGCGGCTGAGCGACTACGACACGCTGCCGCCGACGCCCCTGTTGGGCAGCTTCGGCGCCCCCGGCAACCGTGAGTGGACGCAGTACTTCCTCGACGACGACAACGCGTCGCACGCCGCGGAAGGCCGCTGCCCGTTCACCCAGTCCACGAAAGGCATGGAATGA